One Pararge aegeria chromosome 1, ilParAegt1.1, whole genome shotgun sequence genomic region harbors:
- the LOC120627443 gene encoding tubulin beta chain-like isoform X1 gives MALVVTETCALINAFSDVKRRIPNPTVKFIGTYWHSEFGYSTGNSKRLRNIIKAITFWEIISEEHGIDPTGVYCGTSDLQLERISVYYNEASVATKENGGKYVPRAILLDLEPGTMDAVRSGGYGQLFRPDNFVFGQSGAGNNWAKGHYTEGAELVDAVLDVVRKECENCDCLQGFQLTHSLGGGTGSGMGTLLISKIREEYPDRIMNTYSVVPSPKVSDTVVEPYNAVLSIHQLVENTDETYCIDNEALYDICYRTLKVPNPTYGDLNHLVSLTMSGVTTCLRFPGQLNADLRKLAVNMVPFPRLHFFMPGFAPLTSRGSQQYRALSVPELTQQMFDAKNMMAACDPRHGRYLTVAAIFRGRMSMKEVDEQMLSIQNKNSSFFVEWIPNNVKTAVCDIPPKGLKMSSTFIGNTTAIQELFKRISEQFTAMFRRKAFLHWYTGEGMDEMEFTEAESNVNDLVSEYQQYQEATAEDDTEFDQEDMEELAQDEQHD, from the exons ATGGCGTTAGTAGTCACAGAGACGTGCGCACTGATTAACGCGTTTAGTGACGTCAAACGACGTATACCAAACCCCACAGTGAAGTTTATTGGAACATATTGGCATTCGGAATTCGGTTATTCAACTGGGAACTCGAAAAGGCTTAGGAACATAATAAAGGCTATCACA TTCTGGGAGATCATATCGGAGGAGCACGGCATCGACCCCACGGGCGTGTACTGTGGCACCAGCGACCTTCAGCTCGAGCGGATCTCCGTTTACTACAATGAGGCCTCTG TTGCGACGAAGGAGAACGGCGGCAAGTACGTGCCCCGAGCCATCCTGCTCGACCTCGAACCCGGCACCATGGACGCGGTGCGCTCCGGCGGCTACGGCCAGCTCTTCCGCCCCGACAACTTCGTGTTCGGCCAGTCCGGGGCCGGCAACAACTGGGCCAAG GGACACTACACAGAAGGCGCCGAGCTGGTCGACGCAGTACTCGACGTAGTAAGAAAAGAGTGCGAGAACTGCGACTGCCTCCAAGGATTCCAACTCACACACTCCTTGGGAGGAGGCACCGGCTCCGGAATGGGCACGCTCCTTATCTCAAAAATCAGAGAAGAATACCCCGACAGAATCATGAACACATACTCCGTAGTCCCCTCGCCCAAAGTATCAGACACAGTAGTAGAACCCTACAATGCTGTCCTCTCAATCCACCAACTAGTCGAAAACACAGACGAAACCTACTGCATAGACAACGAAGCTCTCTACGACATCTGCTATAGAACCCTCAAAGTACCCAACCCTACTTACGGAGACCTTAACCATCTCGTGTCCCTAACGATGTCAGGTGTAACCACCTGTCTCAGATTCCCTGGGCAGTTGAACGCCGATCTTCGTAAGTTAGCCGTCAACATGGTACCCTTCCCGCGTCTTCACTTCTTCATGCCCGGCTTCGCTCCTTTGACTTCACGCGGAAGTCAGCAATACCGCGCGTTGTCAGTCCCTGAATTAACACAGCAGATGTTCGACGCCAAAAACATGATGGCCGCCTGTGACCCCCGGCACGGACGCTACTTGACCGTCGCCGCCATCTTCCGCGGCAGGATGTCCATGAAGGAAGTCGACGAGCAGATGTTGTCGATCCAGAACAAGAACAGCAGCTTCTTCGTTGAGTGGATTCCGAACAACGTGAAAACAGCCGTATGCGATATTCCTCCAAAAGGCCTCAAGATGTCTTCCACCTTCATCGGAAATACGACCGCCATCCAGGAGCTGTTCAAGCGCATCTCGGAGCAGTTCACCGCCATGTTCAGGCGCAAGGCTTTCTTGCATTGGTACACCGGCGAGGGCATGGACGAGATGGAGTTCACGGAGGCCGAGAGCAACGTTAACGATTTGGTCTCCGAGTACCAGCAGTACCAGGAGGCGACCGCGGAAGATGACACGGAATTCGATCAAGAAGATATGGAGGAACTAGCCCAAGATGAGCAGCACGACTGA
- the LOC120627443 gene encoding tubulin beta chain-like isoform X2, whose translation MREIVHLQAGQCGNQIGAKFWEIISEEHGIDPTGVYCGTSDLQLERISVYYNEASVATKENGGKYVPRAILLDLEPGTMDAVRSGGYGQLFRPDNFVFGQSGAGNNWAKGHYTEGAELVDAVLDVVRKECENCDCLQGFQLTHSLGGGTGSGMGTLLISKIREEYPDRIMNTYSVVPSPKVSDTVVEPYNAVLSIHQLVENTDETYCIDNEALYDICYRTLKVPNPTYGDLNHLVSLTMSGVTTCLRFPGQLNADLRKLAVNMVPFPRLHFFMPGFAPLTSRGSQQYRALSVPELTQQMFDAKNMMAACDPRHGRYLTVAAIFRGRMSMKEVDEQMLSIQNKNSSFFVEWIPNNVKTAVCDIPPKGLKMSSTFIGNTTAIQELFKRISEQFTAMFRRKAFLHWYTGEGMDEMEFTEAESNVNDLVSEYQQYQEATAEDDTEFDQEDMEELAQDEQHD comes from the exons TTCTGGGAGATCATATCGGAGGAGCACGGCATCGACCCCACGGGCGTGTACTGTGGCACCAGCGACCTTCAGCTCGAGCGGATCTCCGTTTACTACAATGAGGCCTCTG TTGCGACGAAGGAGAACGGCGGCAAGTACGTGCCCCGAGCCATCCTGCTCGACCTCGAACCCGGCACCATGGACGCGGTGCGCTCCGGCGGCTACGGCCAGCTCTTCCGCCCCGACAACTTCGTGTTCGGCCAGTCCGGGGCCGGCAACAACTGGGCCAAG GGACACTACACAGAAGGCGCCGAGCTGGTCGACGCAGTACTCGACGTAGTAAGAAAAGAGTGCGAGAACTGCGACTGCCTCCAAGGATTCCAACTCACACACTCCTTGGGAGGAGGCACCGGCTCCGGAATGGGCACGCTCCTTATCTCAAAAATCAGAGAAGAATACCCCGACAGAATCATGAACACATACTCCGTAGTCCCCTCGCCCAAAGTATCAGACACAGTAGTAGAACCCTACAATGCTGTCCTCTCAATCCACCAACTAGTCGAAAACACAGACGAAACCTACTGCATAGACAACGAAGCTCTCTACGACATCTGCTATAGAACCCTCAAAGTACCCAACCCTACTTACGGAGACCTTAACCATCTCGTGTCCCTAACGATGTCAGGTGTAACCACCTGTCTCAGATTCCCTGGGCAGTTGAACGCCGATCTTCGTAAGTTAGCCGTCAACATGGTACCCTTCCCGCGTCTTCACTTCTTCATGCCCGGCTTCGCTCCTTTGACTTCACGCGGAAGTCAGCAATACCGCGCGTTGTCAGTCCCTGAATTAACACAGCAGATGTTCGACGCCAAAAACATGATGGCCGCCTGTGACCCCCGGCACGGACGCTACTTGACCGTCGCCGCCATCTTCCGCGGCAGGATGTCCATGAAGGAAGTCGACGAGCAGATGTTGTCGATCCAGAACAAGAACAGCAGCTTCTTCGTTGAGTGGATTCCGAACAACGTGAAAACAGCCGTATGCGATATTCCTCCAAAAGGCCTCAAGATGTCTTCCACCTTCATCGGAAATACGACCGCCATCCAGGAGCTGTTCAAGCGCATCTCGGAGCAGTTCACCGCCATGTTCAGGCGCAAGGCTTTCTTGCATTGGTACACCGGCGAGGGCATGGACGAGATGGAGTTCACGGAGGCCGAGAGCAACGTTAACGATTTGGTCTCCGAGTACCAGCAGTACCAGGAGGCGACCGCGGAAGATGACACGGAATTCGATCAAGAAGATATGGAGGAACTAGCCCAAGATGAGCAGCACGACTGA